The Polynucleobacter sp. TSB-Sco08W16 genome includes a region encoding these proteins:
- the ftsY gene encoding signal recognition particle-docking protein FtsY: protein MFGLRKTLGSLFKSSKTDDAWFDALEESLIQSDVGLPTTEDLISKLRKAAKSEKASSPDELQALLIQEVAALLTVLEPSPNPLFTGSKENIPEVWLVVGVNGAGKTTTIGKLCRIFQSQGKSVLLAAGDTFRAAARNQLQEWGGRNQVDVITQEGGDAAAVAHDAIHSAISRKSDILIIDTAGRLATQDHLMEELKKVKRVIGKALPGAPHHTLLVLDGNTGQNGLSQVKAFHMALGLTGIIVTKLDGTAKGGVICALAHTLKDGTKPAVLALGKGEGIDDLAPFTAGQYSSELFN, encoded by the coding sequence ATGTTCGGCCTACGTAAAACCCTTGGATCTCTATTTAAATCAAGCAAGACTGATGACGCTTGGTTTGATGCCTTAGAAGAGTCGCTCATTCAGAGTGATGTGGGATTGCCTACGACTGAGGATTTGATTAGCAAACTACGCAAAGCAGCGAAATCCGAAAAGGCTTCAAGCCCTGATGAACTACAAGCCCTTCTGATTCAAGAGGTTGCTGCCTTATTAACAGTGCTTGAGCCATCCCCTAACCCACTATTTACAGGGTCTAAAGAGAATATCCCTGAAGTGTGGCTGGTTGTTGGCGTCAACGGTGCAGGGAAAACCACCACCATTGGTAAGCTTTGTAGAATTTTTCAATCCCAAGGTAAGTCCGTTCTCTTAGCCGCAGGGGATACCTTTAGGGCAGCTGCGCGCAACCAGCTACAAGAATGGGGCGGTCGCAATCAAGTGGACGTCATCACCCAAGAAGGTGGCGATGCTGCAGCCGTAGCTCATGATGCAATTCACTCTGCCATCTCCCGCAAAAGCGATATTTTGATCATTGATACTGCAGGTCGTCTTGCTACTCAAGACCACCTCATGGAAGAGCTGAAGAAGGTCAAGCGTGTAATTGGCAAAGCACTTCCTGGGGCGCCTCATCACACACTATTGGTTTTAGATGGCAACACAGGACAAAATGGTTTAAGCCAAGTGAAGGCCTTTCACATGGCTCTGGGCCTGACTGGAATTATCGTTACCAAGCTAGATGGGACTGCTAAGGGAGGTGTTATCTGCGCCTTAGCCCATACCCTTAAAGATGGCACTAAACCAGCTGTTCTAGCACTAGGCAAGGGCGAGGGAATTGACGATTTAGCCCCCTTTACAGCCGGGCAATATTCCTCTGAATTATTCAATTAA
- the rpoH gene encoding RNA polymerase sigma factor RpoH yields the protein MVQKKSDKPNMQRLPVAQAAAASAFPMLPSLGVGTLDSYIAYVNRVPMLSAAEELHLAQEFRRTENVEAAKTLVLSHLRLVVSVARQYLGYGIPHADLIQEGNIGLMKAVKRYDPNNGARLVSYAIHWIKAEIHEYILKNWRLVKVATTKAQRKLFFNLRSNKPTLSALTPGEVDALAKALDVKGSDVKEMEMRLAGGDIALEGDDSDEETVYAPIQWLADSSQEPTERIASAQADSLQGPKLDQALMALDERSRNIVQSRWLAMDADGNGTKTLHDLAAEYGISAERVRQIETAALKKMRGMLQAEAA from the coding sequence ATGGTTCAAAAGAAATCTGACAAACCGAATATGCAAAGGCTGCCTGTAGCGCAGGCTGCAGCGGCGTCCGCATTTCCAATGCTGCCATCCCTTGGGGTTGGCACTCTTGATTCGTATATTGCGTACGTGAATCGCGTACCCATGCTTAGTGCTGCAGAAGAGCTACATCTTGCGCAGGAATTTCGTCGCACTGAAAATGTTGAAGCTGCTAAAACCTTAGTGCTTTCCCATTTACGCCTCGTTGTTTCTGTTGCGCGTCAATATCTTGGCTATGGTATTCCACACGCCGACCTCATTCAAGAAGGCAATATTGGCTTGATGAAGGCTGTGAAACGCTATGACCCTAATAATGGTGCACGCTTAGTGTCTTATGCTATTCACTGGATCAAAGCAGAAATTCATGAGTACATTCTGAAAAATTGGCGCTTAGTGAAAGTAGCAACCACCAAAGCACAACGCAAATTATTCTTTAACTTGCGCAGTAACAAACCCACCTTAAGTGCACTTACTCCAGGTGAAGTGGATGCCTTAGCTAAAGCACTTGATGTCAAAGGTTCCGATGTTAAAGAAATGGAAATGCGCCTCGCTGGTGGCGATATTGCGCTTGAAGGCGATGACAGCGATGAAGAAACTGTGTATGCCCCAATTCAATGGCTCGCTGACAGCAGTCAAGAGCCTACAGAGCGTATCGCTAGTGCACAAGCAGACTCACTACAAGGCCCGAAGCTAGATCAAGCCTTGATGGCTCTGGATGAGCGTAGTCGCAATATTGTTCAGTCACGTTGGTTAGCAATGGATGCTGATGGTAATGGCACTAAGACTTTGCATGATCTGGCCGCTGAATATGGCATCTCTGCAGAGCGCGTACGTCAAATTGAGACAGCAGCTCTCAAAAAAATGCGCGGTATGTTGCAAGCTGAAGCGGCTTAA
- a CDS encoding SCO family protein has protein sequence MKMTFLRNICIVAFLMAMSACSPKPDFKNIDITGSTSFGKDFSLVDPDGKVRTLADFKGKVVVMFFGYTQCPDICPTTLTEMQQVMALLGPQSDKVQVLFVTVDPERDTAAILKQYVPSFDTRFLGLRPADDTALEKVTKDFKIYYKKVPGSSPGSYTIDHTAGSYAFDPEGHLRLYIKHAQGPETLAHDLKELLK, from the coding sequence ATGAAAATGACCTTCTTACGTAATATCTGTATCGTCGCCTTTCTAATGGCGATGTCGGCCTGTAGCCCAAAGCCAGACTTTAAAAATATCGACATTACAGGTAGCACTTCATTTGGCAAGGATTTCAGCTTAGTGGATCCTGATGGCAAGGTAAGGACGCTCGCCGACTTTAAGGGCAAAGTAGTAGTGATGTTCTTTGGCTACACCCAGTGCCCCGATATTTGCCCGACGACCTTGACTGAGATGCAGCAGGTCATGGCGCTATTGGGTCCTCAATCAGATAAGGTACAAGTGTTGTTTGTGACCGTTGATCCCGAGCGTGATACCGCAGCTATTCTTAAGCAATACGTTCCGTCCTTTGATACGCGTTTCTTAGGCTTGCGTCCAGCAGACGATACGGCACTAGAAAAAGTGACCAAAGACTTCAAGATTTATTACAAGAAAGTACCCGGTAGTAGCCCGGGTTCCTACACCATCGACCATACAGCTGGTAGCTACGCATTTGATCCCGAGGGACATTTGCGTCTTTATATCAAACATGCTCAAGGTCCTGAGACCTTGGCGCATGACTTGAAAGAACTTTTAAAGTAA
- the cyoE gene encoding heme o synthase, translated as MSTSKTSTPAAMPRWRQYWVLTKPRVTQLAVFCAVIGMFLATPGMVPYSILIGGIVGIWLLAGAAFAVNCLIEQAVDAKMKRTSWRPSATGEVTPVHIIVFSIILGSLGMIVLWNFCNPLTMWLTLATFVGYAVIYTWLLKPATPQNIVIGGLSGAMPPALGWAAVTNTLSAEAWLLVLIIFVWTPPHFWALALYRRDDYVQSGLPMLPVTHGERFTLLNILLYTLILIAATLLPYIYGMSGLVYLVSAIILGLMFLAYVIALFINYSDELAKKTFRFSITYLSLLFAALLIDHYFL; from the coding sequence ATGAGCACATCAAAAACATCTACTCCTGCAGCGATGCCACGTTGGCGTCAGTACTGGGTCCTTACTAAACCAAGAGTGACGCAGCTCGCCGTTTTCTGTGCGGTAATTGGCATGTTCTTGGCCACGCCAGGGATGGTTCCTTATTCCATTCTCATTGGTGGAATTGTTGGGATTTGGTTATTGGCAGGTGCAGCCTTTGCTGTGAACTGTTTAATTGAGCAAGCTGTTGATGCCAAGATGAAACGCACTTCTTGGCGCCCCTCTGCAACAGGCGAAGTGACCCCAGTTCATATTATTGTTTTCTCTATCATTCTTGGTTCTTTGGGGATGATTGTTTTATGGAATTTTTGTAACCCACTGACAATGTGGCTCACGCTCGCTACTTTCGTTGGTTATGCGGTGATCTACACATGGCTACTCAAGCCTGCCACCCCCCAGAACATCGTGATTGGCGGCCTGTCAGGAGCGATGCCGCCAGCACTGGGTTGGGCTGCTGTGACCAATACGCTTTCTGCTGAAGCCTGGCTTTTGGTTTTGATTATTTTTGTTTGGACACCACCCCATTTTTGGGCTTTAGCCTTATACCGCCGCGATGATTATGTGCAATCTGGTTTGCCGATGCTGCCAGTAACCCATGGTGAACGCTTTACTCTGCTTAATATTTTGCTGTACACACTCATTTTGATTGCAGCAACATTGTTGCCTTATATCTATGGAATGAGTGGTCTGGTTTATTTGGTATCAGCGATTATTCTGGGCTTGATGTTCTTGGCATATGTAATCGCACTATTTATTAACTATAGTGATGAGTTAGCCAAGAAGACATTCCGCTTTTCTATTACCTATTTGTCATTGCTGTTTGCAGCGTTGCTCATAGATCATTACTTTCTTTGA
- a CDS encoding heme A synthase, with the protein MSSFVLFLELAAIAIVFAGLPLAYLWTRPAYSFFQKLNWVLVFMTFDLIVFGAFTRLTDSGLGCPDWPGCYGVSNPFHALGDIRQAESALPTGPVTVMKAWIEMIHRYLAMTVGTLIVVQVALAFSKIKVLGKSVLFGSLGLFFLVCLQGAFGAWTVTLKLQPIIVTTHLILALVLLACLTAYAQQTWGDPSSTVRVMRIRPLPASLVLMAFMTLFIQVFLGAWVSTNYAVLACPDFPTCLGAAWPETNWAEGFTLWRQLGLNAQGEFISPVALQTIHWAHRLFAVLLILVLGTLGWKAFEVATPAIPGLKRFARLLLSLLALQLVTGISNVVFQWPLLAALLHTAGSAALVFCLVRLSYWTSWKSL; encoded by the coding sequence ATGTCTAGTTTTGTTTTATTCCTAGAATTGGCAGCAATTGCGATCGTTTTTGCAGGCTTGCCATTGGCATATTTGTGGACAAGACCCGCTTATAGTTTTTTCCAGAAACTCAATTGGGTTTTAGTCTTTATGACATTCGATCTGATTGTATTTGGTGCCTTTACTCGCTTGACCGACTCTGGCCTTGGTTGTCCCGATTGGCCTGGTTGTTATGGCGTCTCCAATCCGTTTCATGCGCTTGGAGATATTCGCCAGGCCGAGAGTGCCTTGCCTACAGGGCCTGTAACTGTCATGAAGGCATGGATTGAAATGATTCATCGCTATCTCGCAATGACAGTTGGTACGCTCATTGTGGTTCAAGTAGCGTTGGCATTTAGCAAGATAAAAGTGTTGGGTAAGTCCGTATTGTTTGGAAGTCTCGGGCTCTTCTTCCTAGTTTGTTTACAGGGTGCATTTGGTGCTTGGACAGTAACCCTAAAATTGCAGCCGATTATTGTCACCACCCATTTGATCTTGGCTTTGGTTTTATTGGCTTGTTTAACTGCTTATGCTCAACAGACTTGGGGAGATCCATCTTCTACAGTCAGAGTAATGCGCATTCGTCCTTTGCCAGCAAGCTTAGTATTAATGGCCTTCATGACGCTGTTCATTCAAGTCTTTTTAGGTGCTTGGGTTAGTACAAATTATGCAGTGTTAGCGTGTCCTGATTTCCCGACGTGTCTTGGCGCAGCTTGGCCAGAAACCAATTGGGCTGAAGGCTTTACCTTATGGCGTCAATTGGGTCTTAATGCCCAGGGAGAGTTTATTTCTCCTGTGGCGCTACAAACCATTCATTGGGCGCATCGCCTCTTTGCGGTGTTGCTCATTCTGGTTCTAGGAACTCTAGGCTGGAAGGCATTTGAGGTGGCAACTCCCGCAATACCCGGCCTTAAACGCTTTGCCAGACTATTATTAAGTTTGCTTGCCTTGCAGCTTGTTACTGGCATATCGAATGTAGTCTTTCAGTGGCCTTTACTTGCGGCTCTATTACATACCGCAGGGTCAGCCGCTTTAGTATTCTGTTTGGTCAGATTAAGTTACTGGACTTCTTGGAAGTCATTATGA
- a CDS encoding SURF1 family protein has product MKSSHHLFSTLIAKRAVATLSALLVIAIGCGAGAWQLRRAETKIALAANLAARQQMPILSANAGPWTLEEAGERRMTARGRYIPEAAIWLDNRPRPIPAGGTGNAAQAGFFVMMPFRLEGGNEVLWVNRGWAPRNNESRESLPPIETPTGLISIEGLVFAHPGKVYALGSEKSDIDPNKPRIAQNFDLEREGQLHGWSQAPFILRLEEMGVADGLLREWAPLTTGVDRHYAYAFQWFALAFAGFLFWLISGLRQYWRSNVARGQGE; this is encoded by the coding sequence TTGAAATCTTCACATCATCTCTTTAGCACTCTCATAGCAAAGCGCGCAGTTGCTACTTTATCAGCCTTGCTCGTGATTGCAATTGGCTGTGGAGCTGGTGCTTGGCAGTTAAGAAGAGCTGAAACCAAAATTGCTCTAGCGGCTAATTTGGCTGCTAGACAACAAATGCCTATCTTGAGTGCCAATGCTGGCCCATGGACTCTAGAAGAGGCTGGCGAGCGTCGTATGACAGCACGTGGACGTTACATCCCCGAGGCGGCAATCTGGTTGGATAACCGTCCTAGACCGATTCCTGCTGGTGGGACTGGCAATGCCGCACAAGCAGGCTTTTTTGTGATGATGCCCTTCAGACTGGAGGGTGGGAATGAGGTGCTTTGGGTAAACCGAGGGTGGGCTCCACGAAATAATGAGAGTCGCGAATCTTTGCCTCCCATTGAGACGCCGACAGGCTTGATCAGTATTGAGGGTTTAGTGTTCGCTCATCCTGGCAAAGTTTATGCATTGGGTTCAGAGAAGAGCGATATAGATCCGAATAAACCTCGGATTGCCCAAAACTTTGATTTAGAGCGGGAGGGACAACTACATGGTTGGTCACAAGCCCCCTTTATTTTGCGTTTAGAGGAGATGGGGGTTGCTGATGGCCTACTGCGAGAGTGGGCGCCCCTGACAACGGGAGTCGATCGCCATTATGCTTATGCATTCCAGTGGTTTGCTTTAGCGTTTGCTGGTTTCTTATTTTGGTTAATCAGTGGTTTGCGCCAATATTGGCGAAGTAATGTAGCGAGGGGTCAAGGTGAGTGA
- a CDS encoding twin transmembrane helix small protein — protein MKWIIPVVLLMIVASLGSALYFMMKDRGNSSRMVRSLMLRIGLSLVLFTGILVAYHFGLIEATGIKVGTN, from the coding sequence ATGAAGTGGATTATTCCGGTTGTTCTGCTGATGATTGTTGCCAGCCTAGGTTCGGCCCTCTACTTCATGATGAAAGATCGGGGCAATAGCTCCAGAATGGTCCGCTCTTTAATGCTACGTATTGGCCTGTCTCTAGTACTATTTACGGGCATCCTAGTTGCCTATCACTTTGGTCTGATTGAAGCTACCGGCATCAAGGTTGGAACTAACTAA
- a CDS encoding cytochrome c oxidase subunit 3: MSSNSTPYYFVPGLSRHPAMAAAGLIAFGYGMTGWVNHTSWGGALALVGVAWILFVLYNWFGDTIAESNSGKNGLNVDISYRWSMAWFIFSEIMFFGAFFAALFYARNIAMPWMGDVESKLLWPDFQAVWPNDGPAGLVEKFTTMGPWPIPTLNTFLLLSSGVTITYAHHALVENHMKKAIYGLAATVALGFIFLCFQMFEYYHAYHELNLKLTSGIYGSTFFMLTGFHGFHVFLGGTMLAIVLRRMIRGDFTAEHHFAFEGAAWYWHFVDVVWLGLYIAVYWM; this comes from the coding sequence ATGTCATCCAATTCAACCCCTTACTATTTCGTCCCTGGACTATCTAGACATCCTGCCATGGCGGCTGCTGGCTTAATTGCCTTTGGCTACGGCATGACCGGCTGGGTCAACCATACTTCTTGGGGTGGAGCTCTAGCGCTAGTTGGCGTGGCATGGATCCTGTTTGTTCTTTACAACTGGTTTGGCGATACGATTGCTGAATCTAACTCCGGCAAGAATGGTCTAAACGTTGACATTTCTTATCGTTGGTCGATGGCATGGTTCATCTTCTCTGAGATCATGTTCTTTGGGGCATTCTTTGCAGCACTCTTCTATGCGCGCAATATTGCAATGCCTTGGATGGGCGACGTTGAGAGCAAATTGCTTTGGCCTGATTTCCAAGCAGTTTGGCCTAATGATGGTCCTGCTGGTTTGGTTGAGAAATTCACCACCATGGGTCCTTGGCCAATCCCAACACTCAATACCTTCTTATTGCTCAGTTCTGGTGTGACGATTACCTATGCTCACCATGCATTGGTTGAGAACCACATGAAGAAAGCCATCTACGGATTGGCCGCTACTGTTGCTTTGGGCTTTATCTTCTTGTGCTTCCAGATGTTTGAGTACTACCATGCTTACCATGAGTTGAACCTCAAGCTCACCTCGGGTATCTATGGCTCGACCTTCTTCATGTTGACGGGTTTCCACGGCTTCCACGTTTTCTTGGGCGGCACGATGTTGGCGATTGTTTTGCGTCGCATGATTCGCGGTGACTTTACTGCTGAGCATCACTTCGCCTTTGAGGGCGCCGCCTGGTACTGGCACTTCGTTGACGTTGTCTGGCTTGGTCTGTACATCGCTGTTTACTGGATGTAA
- a CDS encoding DUF2970 domain-containing protein: MQSMKAVMWGFLGVRKKSGLQEDVATLSFVHIIIAGVVGALIFMGILLVIVKAVVSH; encoded by the coding sequence ATGCAGTCTATGAAAGCCGTGATGTGGGGTTTTTTAGGAGTGCGTAAGAAGTCTGGTTTGCAGGAAGATGTTGCTACATTAAGTTTCGTTCACATTATCATTGCGGGTGTTGTTGGTGCCTTGATTTTTATGGGTATCTTGCTCGTGATAGTGAAAGCAGTTGTATCCCATTGA
- a CDS encoding cytochrome c oxidase assembly protein gives MTVTHSANRQILLKLLIASVMMFGFGYALVPMYQALCKVTGINVVTSKNDYGVRAFSANKVGNTQVDYSRKVTIEFDSNSRGPFTFKPVKNFLEVHPGEMTEIVYEVTNNLDRSVDAQAIPSYAPKSATEFFTKLECFCFQQQTLAAHEMKKMPVVFVIDAGLPQDVKTITLSYTFFELGVGVPPAGSTTPKSKGV, from the coding sequence ATGACAGTTACTCATTCTGCTAACCGCCAAATTTTATTGAAGCTTTTGATTGCTTCAGTGATGATGTTTGGCTTTGGTTATGCATTGGTGCCAATGTATCAGGCCTTATGTAAGGTAACAGGCATTAATGTAGTGACCAGTAAAAATGATTACGGCGTGCGGGCTTTTAGTGCTAATAAGGTTGGTAATACTCAGGTTGATTACTCTCGCAAAGTAACCATTGAATTTGATTCCAATAGCCGTGGCCCGTTTACTTTTAAGCCAGTAAAAAACTTCTTGGAAGTACATCCTGGTGAGATGACTGAGATTGTGTATGAAGTGACCAATAATTTGGATCGCTCAGTAGATGCTCAGGCGATTCCGAGTTATGCCCCGAAGAGTGCGACTGAGTTTTTTACGAAGTTAGAGTGTTTTTGTTTTCAACAGCAGACTTTGGCTGCTCATGAAATGAAAAAGATGCCTGTTGTTTTTGTTATTGATGCCGGTTTGCCGCAAGATGTGAAAACAATCACTTTGTCATATACCTTCTTTGAGTTAGGTGTTGGCGTTCCACCAGCTGGATCAACGACTCCTAAATCCAAAGGGGTGTGA
- a CDS encoding cytochrome oxidase small assembly protein gives MKQEFNTPSKDALAANNRRLGLILLSIAVVFFIGIVMKWSVLG, from the coding sequence GTGAAGCAGGAATTTAATACGCCTTCTAAAGATGCCCTAGCTGCGAATAATCGCCGCTTAGGGCTGATTCTTTTGAGCATTGCCGTAGTGTTCTTTATTGGCATTGTGATGAAGTGGAGCGTTTTGGGCTAG
- the ctaD gene encoding cytochrome c oxidase subunit I, which produces MSTVSTTHDHAHDHAHDDHTPHGWRRWLFATNHKDIGTMYLIFSFISLLAGGTMALGIRLELFQPGLQFFRPEFFNQLTTMHGLVMVFGAIMPAFVGFANWMIPVQIGASDMAFARMNNFSFWILPVAATLLLSSFLAPGGAPAGGWTIYAPLTSQMGPGLDMAIFALHLLGASSIMGSINIIVTILNMRAPGMTLMKMPMFCWTWLITAYLLIAVMPVLAGAITMVLTDRHFGTSFFSAVGGGDPVMFQHIFWFFGHPEVYIMILPAFGIVSEIVPAFSRKTLFGYSSMVYATSSIAILSFIVWAHHMFATGMPVTGQLFFMYATMLIAVPTGVKIFNWVATMWKGSMTFETPMLWAVGFIFVFTMGGFTGLILAMAPIDIGLQDTYYVVAHFHYVLVAGSLFAMFAGFYYWCPKWTGRMANETRGKIHFWTSMIFFNITFFPMHFLGLAGMPRRYADYPTQFADFNMIASIGALGFGLSQVYFLFCVALPAYRGHGEKAPAKPWEGAKGLEWTLPSPAPHHTFETPPNAEQLREAGI; this is translated from the coding sequence ATGAGCACAGTCTCTACTACCCACGATCACGCACACGACCACGCGCATGATGATCACACGCCACATGGTTGGCGTCGTTGGTTGTTCGCTACCAACCATAAAGACATCGGTACGATGTACTTGATCTTCTCGTTTATCAGCTTGTTAGCTGGTGGAACAATGGCGCTAGGTATTCGCTTGGAATTGTTCCAGCCTGGTTTGCAATTCTTCCGTCCTGAGTTCTTCAATCAGCTCACTACCATGCACGGTTTGGTGATGGTGTTCGGCGCGATCATGCCGGCTTTCGTTGGTTTTGCTAACTGGATGATTCCAGTGCAAATCGGCGCATCCGATATGGCATTTGCTCGTATGAATAACTTTAGCTTTTGGATTCTGCCAGTCGCTGCAACTTTGCTCTTAAGCTCATTCTTGGCTCCTGGTGGTGCACCAGCAGGTGGTTGGACTATTTATGCTCCACTCACTTCGCAAATGGGCCCTGGCTTAGACATGGCTATTTTCGCTCTCCATTTATTGGGTGCTTCATCCATCATGGGTTCGATCAATATCATCGTCACCATCTTGAATATGCGTGCCCCTGGCATGACGCTGATGAAGATGCCAATGTTCTGCTGGACTTGGTTGATCACTGCTTATTTGTTGATTGCGGTGATGCCTGTATTGGCCGGTGCAATCACTATGGTGTTGACTGATCGCCATTTCGGCACATCATTCTTCTCTGCGGTGGGCGGTGGTGACCCAGTGATGTTCCAGCACATTTTCTGGTTCTTTGGTCACCCAGAGGTTTACATCATGATTCTGCCTGCGTTTGGAATTGTGAGTGAAATTGTTCCTGCCTTCTCCAGAAAAACCTTGTTTGGTTATAGCTCCATGGTTTATGCGACATCGTCTATCGCGATCTTGTCATTCATCGTTTGGGCTCACCACATGTTTGCAACTGGTATGCCAGTAACAGGTCAGCTGTTCTTTATGTACGCAACCATGTTGATCGCTGTTCCAACGGGTGTGAAAATTTTCAACTGGGTTGCAACAATGTGGAAAGGGTCTATGACCTTTGAAACACCAATGTTGTGGGCGGTCGGCTTTATTTTCGTATTTACGATGGGTGGCTTTACTGGCTTGATCTTGGCGATGGCGCCAATTGATATCGGTTTACAAGATACCTATTACGTTGTTGCTCACTTCCACTACGTGTTAGTAGCAGGTTCATTGTTTGCAATGTTTGCAGGCTTCTACTACTGGTGTCCTAAGTGGACGGGCCGTATGGCAAATGAAACTCGCGGCAAGATCCACTTCTGGACCTCCATGATTTTCTTTAACATCACCTTCTTCCCAATGCACTTCTTGGGTCTTGCAGGTATGCCACGTCGCTATGCTGACTATCCAACTCAGTTTGCTGACTTCAATATGATTGCTTCTATTGGCGCACTTGGTTTTGGTTTGTCCCAGGTGTACTTCTTGTTCTGTGTTGCATTGCCTGCATATCGTGGTCATGGTGAGAAAGCTCCGGCTAAGCCATGGGAAGGCGCCAAAGGTTTAGAGTGGACTTTGCCTTCACCAGCTCCACACCATACTTTTGAAACTCCTCCAAATGCGGAGCAGTTGCGTGAAGCAGGAATTTAA
- the coxB gene encoding cytochrome c oxidase subunit II → MNLFGKVTRASLYLVAAFGTAFAHAAENMPGGPAVNQLNFAAPATKIMQEIHWLHWMMLGICALIFVGVFGVMFYSILKHRKSLGHKSASFHESTLVEIVWTVVPLLIVIGMALPATKTVVAMKDTTNSDITIKTTGYQWKWGYDYIKGEGEGISFLSTLSTPRTQVNNLEPKSPTYLMEVDNELVVPVGKKIRLITTANDVIHSWTIPAFGVKQDAIPGFVRDTWFKAETIGTFRGQCSELCGAEHAFMPIVVKVVSQEDYSAWVAEKKKEMSASSDDPSKIYTLDEQKERGAKVYAANCAACHQPNGKGAGAFPALDGSKVVNGPKAGQFNILLNGKNAMPKWGGVLSDGDIAAVITYTRNSWGNKTGEVIQTQEIITAHGGQ, encoded by the coding sequence ATGAATTTATTTGGAAAAGTCACTAGGGCTTCGCTCTATTTAGTAGCAGCCTTCGGCACTGCTTTTGCACACGCAGCCGAGAATATGCCTGGCGGCCCAGCTGTAAATCAGCTGAATTTTGCTGCTCCTGCAACCAAAATCATGCAAGAAATCCACTGGTTGCATTGGATGATGTTGGGCATTTGCGCATTGATTTTTGTAGGCGTTTTTGGCGTAATGTTCTACTCAATTTTGAAGCACCGCAAATCACTTGGCCATAAATCAGCCTCATTCCATGAGAGCACTTTGGTTGAAATTGTTTGGACCGTAGTTCCATTGCTCATCGTGATCGGCATGGCATTGCCAGCAACTAAAACTGTTGTGGCAATGAAAGACACCACCAACTCTGACATCACTATTAAGACTACTGGTTATCAGTGGAAGTGGGGCTATGACTACATTAAAGGTGAGGGCGAAGGTATTAGCTTCTTATCTACACTCTCTACACCACGCACACAAGTAAATAATTTAGAGCCTAAGTCCCCAACTTACCTCATGGAAGTTGATAACGAACTCGTTGTACCAGTTGGCAAAAAGATCCGTTTGATTACCACTGCAAATGACGTAATCCACTCTTGGACCATTCCAGCGTTTGGCGTAAAGCAAGATGCGATTCCGGGCTTTGTTCGCGATACTTGGTTTAAGGCTGAAACGATTGGTACATTCCGCGGTCAGTGTTCTGAGTTGTGCGGTGCTGAGCACGCCTTCATGCCGATTGTTGTCAAAGTCGTTTCACAGGAAGATTACAGCGCCTGGGTTGCAGAGAAGAAGAAAGAAATGTCTGCATCCTCTGATGATCCTTCAAAGATTTATACCTTGGATGAGCAAAAAGAGCGCGGTGCAAAAGTCTATGCAGCGAACTGTGCGGCATGCCACCAACCTAATGGTAAAGGTGCGGGTGCGTTCCCAGCGTTGGATGGCAGCAAAGTCGTGAATGGTCCTAAAGCAGGCCAGTTCAATATTTTGCTTAACGGTAAAAACGCAATGCCGAAATGGGGTGGGGTGCTTTCTGATGGCGATATCGCTGCAGTCATTACCTATACCCGTAATTCATGGGGTAATAAAACGGGCGAAGTGATTCAAACCCAAGAAATTATTACCGCACACGGCGGCCAGTAA